The uncultured Flavobacterium sp. genome contains a region encoding:
- a CDS encoding efflux RND transporter permease subunit produces the protein MVHKLIEWSLKNRFIVLLLSAGIFVWGILSIQKNPIDAIPDLSENQVIVFTEWMGRAPQLVEDQITYPLVTNLQGLPKIKYVRAASMFGMSFIYVIFEDDVDIYWARSRVLERLSTISSTLPKGATPQLGPDGTGVGHILWYTLDAPGMDLGEQRALQDWYVKFALQNVSGVSEIASFGGFQKEYQITINPNKLLYYKLSVPEVINAVRANNNESGGRKFDMSDIGYIIKTSGYLKSIKEIEDIPLKNQNGIPIKVSDIGSVQMSGETRLGIFDHNGTGEVVGGIVVMRYGENADAVIDHVKEKMKEVTKGLPEGVKFNIVYDRGHLIKESIDSVKRTLIEEMLVVSLIVIIFLFHWRSALSIIIQIPITIAASFILLNAFGISSNIMSLTGIALAIGVIVDNGIIMSENAYQHLSQRYALWQSEQKNETNQDEKN, from the coding sequence ATGGTACACAAATTAATAGAATGGTCTCTGAAAAACCGTTTCATCGTTTTGCTATTATCGGCAGGAATATTTGTATGGGGTATCCTCTCTATACAAAAGAATCCTATCGATGCAATTCCTGATTTATCAGAAAACCAGGTTATTGTTTTTACAGAGTGGATGGGTCGGGCACCACAGCTCGTTGAGGACCAGATTACCTATCCTTTGGTAACCAACCTTCAGGGATTACCGAAGATTAAATATGTACGCGCCGCTTCTATGTTTGGGATGAGTTTCATTTATGTCATTTTTGAAGATGATGTTGATATCTACTGGGCAAGGTCAAGAGTCCTAGAAAGACTCAGTACCATCAGTAGTACTTTACCCAAAGGAGCTACACCACAGTTAGGTCCTGATGGAACAGGTGTTGGCCACATACTCTGGTATACCCTTGATGCCCCCGGTATGGATCTGGGAGAACAAAGGGCCTTACAGGACTGGTATGTGAAATTTGCTTTGCAGAATGTTTCCGGAGTAAGTGAGATTGCCTCTTTTGGAGGATTTCAAAAAGAATATCAAATTACTATTAATCCCAATAAACTGCTGTATTATAAACTGTCTGTTCCGGAAGTAATCAATGCCGTTCGAGCCAATAATAATGAAAGTGGCGGAAGAAAATTTGACATGAGTGATATTGGTTATATCATCAAGACATCGGGTTATCTAAAATCCATTAAAGAAATTGAAGATATTCCGCTAAAAAACCAAAATGGTATTCCAATTAAAGTCAGTGATATAGGCAGCGTCCAAATGAGCGGAGAAACCAGACTGGGAATTTTTGATCACAACGGCACCGGTGAGGTTGTTGGTGGTATAGTCGTTATGCGTTATGGTGAAAATGCCGACGCCGTGATTGATCATGTCAAAGAAAAAATGAAGGAAGTAACAAAAGGACTTCCTGAGGGAGTAAAATTTAATATTGTTTACGACCGGGGACATCTGATAAAAGAATCTATTGATTCGGTCAAACGCACCTTAATTGAAGAGATGCTGGTAGTATCGCTTATCGTTATTATTTTCCTTTTCCACTGGCGCAGTGCCCTGAGTATTATCATTCAAATTCCCATAACTATTGCAGCGAGTTTTATCCTGCTTAATGCTTTTGGTATATCTTCCAATATTATGTCATTAACAGGTATTGCTTTAGCTATAGGTGTTATTGTGGATAATGGAATTATTATGAGTGAGAATGCTTATCAGCATTTATCACAGCGCTACGCCCTATGGCAATCTGAACAAAAAAATGAAACAAACCAAGATGAAAAGAATTAA
- a CDS encoding heme-binding domain-containing protein: protein MKQLIRKILFIGLIIFLLMQFYQPVRNSDYGQVLPIHISKVYHIPKNVESILQTSCYDCHSNNTQYPWYSYIQPIRLFMESHITKGKNDLNFSEWGNYSKRKQENKIDRIVKQIKTDEMPLPSYTLIHKNAVLTAAQKEQMIKWIEKVSDSISKIN from the coding sequence ATGAAACAACTCATCAGAAAGATTCTTTTTATTGGATTAATTATTTTTTTACTGATGCAATTCTATCAGCCTGTCCGAAATTCCGATTACGGACAGGTTTTACCAATCCATATTTCTAAAGTCTATCACATCCCCAAAAATGTTGAATCAATTTTGCAGACTTCCTGTTATGACTGCCATAGCAATAACACACAATATCCGTGGTATTCTTACATTCAGCCGATACGTCTTTTCATGGAAAGCCATATTACTAAGGGAAAGAATGATTTGAATTTTAGTGAGTGGGGAAATTATTCCAAAAGAAAACAGGAAAATAAGATAGACAGAATTGTAAAACAAATCAAGACAGACGAAATGCCTTTACCCTCTTATACTCTAATCCATAAAAATGCAGTATTGACCGCTGCCCAAAAAGAACAAATGATCAAGTGGATTGAAAAAGTAAGCGATAGTATTTCAAAAATAAATTAA
- a CDS encoding DUF3347 domain-containing protein: MKNIILSTIIIAFVMVSCNQKNKETVAADPETMQTDSQLYACLMHPEITGKKGDKCSKCGMELTEPVPQTEAIHKRDAAANEETVKSATATQSNSSINEIVSNYLQMKNALVKDDSKGAANAGKKLFVTLNKINLSLIDVKLKTEYIDIADDAKEHAEHIGDNSGKIEHQREHFVMLSQDVNDLIQLFGTTQKLYQDYCPMANDGKGAVWISEIKEIKNPYYGSKMSNCGSIKKTF, encoded by the coding sequence ATGAAAAATATAATTCTATCAACCATAATAATAGCATTTGTAATGGTTTCATGCAATCAAAAAAACAAAGAAACTGTTGCAGCTGATCCAGAAACAATGCAAACGGATTCACAGTTATATGCATGTTTGATGCACCCTGAAATTACCGGTAAAAAAGGCGATAAATGCTCCAAGTGTGGAATGGAACTGACAGAGCCGGTACCGCAAACTGAAGCAATCCATAAACGTGATGCTGCTGCCAATGAAGAAACTGTAAAATCGGCAACAGCAACTCAATCTAATTCTTCCATAAATGAAATAGTAAGCAACTATCTTCAAATGAAAAATGCGTTAGTTAAAGATGACTCAAAAGGTGCCGCAAATGCAGGTAAAAAATTATTCGTAACTTTAAATAAGATAAATCTGAGTTTAATAGATGTGAAATTAAAGACTGAATACATTGACATTGCTGATGACGCCAAAGAGCATGCCGAGCACATTGGTGATAATAGCGGAAAAATAGAGCATCAAAGAGAGCATTTTGTAATGCTAAGTCAGGATGTAAACGATTTGATACAACTATTTGGAACAACCCAAAAACTATATCAGGATTACTGCCCTATGGCAAACGATGGTAAAGGAGCGGTATGGATTAGTGAAATAAAAGAGATCAAAAATCCTTATTATGGATCAAAAATGAGTAACTGCGGATCAATAAAAAAAACATTCTAA
- a CDS encoding heavy metal-binding domain-containing protein, with translation MKAILIILSAFFAFNLTVTAQTAAKNEEQKIVYICPSHPDQMNSSSGLCPKCGMKLTKTTEKIDTHAQKGSQPMSKTVTKYVCPMDGSTSDKPGDCSKCAMKMVKVTEKVDAHAQKGSQPMSKTVTKYVCAQDGSTSNQPGICPKCGMDMVKITEKVDTHAQKGSQPMSKTVTKYVCSMDGSVSETQGKCPKCGMEMTKKEDGKQ, from the coding sequence ATGAAAGCAATACTTATCATATTAAGTGCATTTTTTGCATTTAATTTAACCGTAACAGCACAAACAGCTGCAAAAAATGAAGAGCAAAAAATAGTTTATATCTGCCCTTCACATCCTGACCAGATGAACTCAAGTTCTGGATTATGTCCAAAATGTGGCATGAAATTGACAAAAACCACTGAGAAAATAGATACTCATGCTCAAAAAGGAAGTCAGCCTATGAGTAAAACGGTGACAAAATATGTTTGCCCTATGGACGGTTCAACTTCTGATAAACCAGGGGATTGCTCTAAATGCGCTATGAAGATGGTAAAAGTTACCGAAAAAGTAGATGCGCATGCTCAAAAAGGAAGCCAACCTATGAGTAAAACCGTCACAAAATATGTTTGCGCACAGGACGGATCAACTTCTAACCAACCTGGTATATGTCCAAAATGTGGAATGGATATGGTAAAAATCACTGAAAAAGTAGATACGCATGCTCAAAAAGGAAGTCAACCTATGAGTAAAACGGTGACAAAATATGTTTGCTCAATGGACGGATCAGTTTCTGAAACTCAAGGGAAATGTCCAAAATGTGGAATGGAAATGACTAAAAAAGAAGATGGTAAACAATAA
- a CDS encoding DUF3347 domain-containing protein has product MKSLKKIMMTITLLLSVVVSNAQTKDQLKLVFDNYFLLKDALVKTDGKTAASASKDLWTAITSVKMDALKTEEHMVWMKASKDLTTEAKNISETQDIKKQRELFNPLSKNMYALIKTSKPSEVVYYQHCPMQDANWLSKENTIKNPYYGSQMLGCGKTVEIIK; this is encoded by the coding sequence ATGAAATCATTAAAAAAAATAATGATGACAATAACCCTATTGTTATCAGTTGTGGTATCCAATGCCCAAACTAAAGATCAACTCAAACTGGTTTTCGATAATTATTTTTTATTGAAAGATGCTTTGGTAAAAACAGATGGAAAAACTGCTGCTTCAGCTTCAAAAGATCTATGGACAGCAATAACTTCTGTAAAAATGGATGCTTTAAAAACAGAAGAACATATGGTTTGGATGAAAGCATCAAAAGATTTAACCACTGAAGCTAAAAATATTTCAGAAACTCAGGACATTAAAAAGCAGCGAGAACTTTTCAATCCATTATCTAAAAACATGTATGCACTGATAAAAACTTCAAAACCCTCAGAAGTTGTTTATTATCAGCACTGCCCTATGCAAGATGCCAATTGGCTAAGCAAAGAAAACACAATTAAAAATCCTTACTATGGCTCACAGATGCTGGGTTGTGGTAAAACTGTAGAAATAATTAAATAG
- a CDS encoding DUF4160 domain-containing protein — protein sequence MEEQINSLEKEFKELQDSFAMIDLMSNSTSGKGLLTEILLKRILPLEFRMEPDTHKTPHLHISYGINKHAASYSLIDGKPIVGEIPSKYDKKAKTWIDANQQILMQIWEELKKGNQSGYEGLIKKL from the coding sequence ATGGAAGAACAAATCAACAGTTTAGAGAAGGAATTTAAAGAATTGCAAGACAGTTTTGCTATGATTGATCTGATGAGCAATTCCACCAGTGGTAAAGGTTTATTAACTGAAATTCTCTTAAAAAGAATCTTACCTCTTGAATTTCGAATGGAACCTGATACACATAAAACACCTCACTTACATATATCATATGGTATTAATAAGCATGCCGCAAGTTACTCCCTAATTGATGGTAAACCTATAGTTGGAGAAATTCCTTCCAAATATGACAAAAAGGCAAAAACATGGATTGATGCAAATCAACAAATTCTAATGCAAATTTGGGAAGAACTAAAAAAGGGTAACCAAAGTGGTTATGAAGGTTTGATTAAAAAGTTATAA